A part of Oncorhynchus masou masou isolate Uvic2021 chromosome 30, UVic_Omas_1.1, whole genome shotgun sequence genomic DNA contains:
- the LOC135522724 gene encoding pleckstrin homology-like domain family B member 2 isoform X2 translates to MTELLSTVSTTDPETLCQPESDQMSPDEPQSPLDLIDTGKCLKVQTATPHLVSLGSGRLSVAITLLPLKEGVTRIGREDAAVPQDITIQGVGIEAEHCIIINTSGVIILDPCGNLCSLDGIPVTSPVPLTQGYSLCLGQSYFFRFNHPEEASRMKSMLPQKSPVSPLAYSTDYLKFSSDYSHGVVGGAGSARGMRSASELRDLMDTLQRKKIALETSLRANGDSSPSYFSMTQSPPTTPVTSPTSMSSAYQEQARRFYGSDRPPLSVKAAVPPSPSRRSDPPSSRSSMTRNQSYQSQDSLLASPGDGRRQLNPNSSPLLSMWNGGGSSNSVAGGESLSSPPPRSSLSPTSGAASVPSSPRLGRRSHGNHEPTPSNRTRKYSAGSIGGMIGSHSLSLPRLCLPSSPRSHDNGALVLSTLPPTSRRSEPLRNSSHNNSQNHTTNSNYNYNQTTNFNYSQAQNMNHKGNQGEGVVSISLSSPKSPTQAPPDVTVPFRSGGSSSPRVAKKLSLTSTSSTSSLQEPEWPASCGVSPGPELFFGEREHRGGSLEPGLGLGERRQSFGKGGLEPGFGLGERRQSFGKGGVEPNLGLGEQRQSFGKGGLEPGLALGERRQSFGKGGVGLGAGVTPPVGFRARSGSISSLSGKEELTDYHHRQRDERLREQEVERLERQRLETILSLCSELGRSEQDRERSVGSSVNTGAGLADLQMINRELEKLQVSDDDESESVFSDSTVNGNGAGSGSENGYYGNDEERPVRQRRSSGHQDNMAESPAIILRSSATSLTAHLPRTNRALVEEGQRRQEVTRVEEERIQVLNNMEELEQKIKELDNQMDESLREVEVERALVEAEQQAELAALQQERDALETLNTKMSDMEQQAQNQKTPNSEVLEAETKRFEDLEFQQLERESRHDEEKEESTQQLLREIADYQRSTVTRKERLVALNTQAGQITQQAQREKDSFLKERTNLQMMVQREKDNLASVEKKYADLTGGRGFPLSPVSLKEHFRSLEERKRLVKEGGAHLSDTLPRKKTTSIVTPQFNCATLGRSMPNKSHQPLVQSSSCGSILPRAMSVSSNRDTDKRRLHKGQPSSRAASQSNVYLDTYGHCDNGQAYDTMSVDSSDSMETSISACSPDNVSCASTSNVTKLEEMERLLRQAQAEKNRLIEHKEQEMESRKQALEEERRRREDLEKRLQEETNRRQKLIDREVKLREKQRAQSRPLTRYLPVRKDDFDLKAHIESAGHSADTCFHLSLTEKTCRGFLVKMGGKIKTWKKRWFVFDRNRRTLSYFSDKHEAKLKGVIYFQAIEEVYYDHLKNAHKSPNPCLTFSVKTHDRVYYMVAPSPEAMRIWMDVIVTGAEGYTQFMV, encoded by the exons GTTATTCTCTGTGTCTGGGTCAATCCTACTTCTTCCGCTTCAACCATCCAGAAGAGGCCAGCCGTATGAAGAGCATGCTGCCCCAGAagagccctgtctctcctctggcCTACAGCACAG actATCTGAAGTTCAGTAGTGACTACAGCCATGGGGTGGTGGGAGGGGCCGGCAGTGCAAGAGGGATGCGTTCTGCCTCAGAGCTCCGTGATTTGATGGACACCTTACAACGAAAGAAGATCGCCCTGGAGACCAGCCTGAGAGCCAATGGGGACTCTAGCCCCTCCTACTTCAGTATGACACAG tctccaccCACCACGCCTGTGACCTCACCCACCTCGATGTCGTCAGCCTATCAAGAGCAGGCTAGGCGTTTCTATGGCTCTGATCGCCCGCCCCTCTCAGTCAAAGCCGcggtccctccctccccctctcggcGCTCTGACCCCCCTTCCTCCCGATCCTCCATGACCCGGAACCAATCCTACCAATCACAAGACAGCCTGCTGGCCTCCCCTGGCGACGGGCGACGACAACTAAACCCAAACTCCTCCCCCCTGTTGTCGATGTGGAACGGTGGAGGTTCCTCTAACTCAGTGGCCGGTGGTgagagcctctcctctcctcctccacgctcatccctctctccaaccaGTGGAGCAGCCAGCGTGCCCTCCAGCCCCCGCCTGGGACGCCGAAGTCATGGCAACCATGAGCCGACACCTAGCAACCGAACCAGGAAGTACTCTGCAGGGTCGATAGGCGGCATGATAGGAAGTCACAGCCTCTCTCTGCCCCGCCTCTGCCTGCCATCGTCGCCACGTTCCCATGATAATGGAGCCTTGGTGCTCTCTACCCTCCCCCCGACCTCGCGGCGCTCTGAACCTCTACGTAACTCTTCTCACAACAATAGCCAAAACCACACCACAAACAGTAACTACAACTACAACCAAACCACTAACTTTAACTACAGCCAGGCCCAAAACATGAATCACAAGGGGAACCAAGGTGAGGGGGTggtatccatctccctctcctccccaaagTCTCCCACCCAGGCCCCTCCAGACGTGACTGTCCCATTCCGATCAGGGGGCTCCTCCAGTCCCCGCGTGGCCAAGAAACTCAGCCTCACCTCCACCAGCTCCACATCCAGCCTCCAGGAGCCAGAGTGGCCAGCCAGCTGCGGAGTCTCCCCTGGACCAGAGCTTTTTTTCggggagagggagcacagaggTGGCAGCCTGGAgcctggtctagggttaggggaACGGAGACAGTCTTTTGGGAAGGGTGGGCTTGAACCAGGGTTCGGTCTGGGGGAGAGAAGACAGTCCTTTGGAAAAGGAGGGGTAGAACCTAATTTGGGATTAGGGGAACAGAGACAGTCTTTTGGGAAGGGAGGTTTAGAGCCAGGTTTAGCTTTAGGGGAACGAAGGCAGTCATTTGGGAAGGGAGGAGTGGGGCTGGGGGCGGGGGTGACCCCACCGGTGGGGTTCAGGGCGAGGAGTGGCAGTATCAGCTCCCTGAGTGGGAAGGAAGAACTGACTGACTACCACCATcgccagagagatgagagactaCGAGAACAGGAGGTGGAGAGACtg GAACGCCAGCGGCTGGAAaccattctgtctctgtgttcagagCTGGGTCGATCGGagcaggacagggagaggagtgttGGTTCTAGTGTCAATACCGGTGCTGGTCTGGCCGACCTTCAGATGATCAACCGGGAACTAGAGAAACTCCAGGTCTCTGACGACGATGAGTCAGAATCCGTCTTCTCCGACTCAACTGTGAACGGAAATGGGGCCGGTAGCGGCTCGGAGAACGGTTACTATGGTAACGACGAGGAGCGTCCAGTCCGACAGCGACGGAGCAGCGGCCACCAGGACAACATGGCAGAATCGCCGGCCATTATCCTACGAAGCTCCGCCACCTCGCTCACCGCGCACCTGCCTAGGACTAATCGG GCGCTGGTGGAGGAGGGCCAGCGGAGGCAGGAAGTGACccgtgtggaggaggagaggatccaGGTGCTGAACAACATGGAGGAGCTGGAACAGAAGATCAAAGAACTGGACAACCAGATGGACGAGTCTCTCAGAGAg gTGGAGGTGGAGCGTGCCCTGGTGGAGGCAGAGCAGCAGGCAGAGCTAGCGGCCTTGCAGCAGGAGAGAGATGCTCTGGAGACACTCAACACCAAAATGTCTGACATGGAACAACAGGCACAGAACCAGAAGACTCCG aaCTCTGAGGTGCTGGAAGCTGAGACGAAGCGTTTTGAGGACCTGGAGTTTcagcagctggagagagagagtcgtcatgatgaggagaaggaggaaagcACACAACAACTCCTCAGAGAGATAGCTGACTACCAACGGAGCACCGTCACacgcaag GAGAGGCTGGTGGCGCTAAATACGCAGGCGGGACAGATTACCCAGCAGGCTCAGCGAGAGAAGGACAGCTTCCTGAAGGAGCGGACCAACCTGCAGATGATGGTGCAGAGG gagaaaGATAACCTTGCTTCTGTGGAAAAGAAGTATGCTGACCTCACAGGTGGGCGGGGCTTCCCTCTCAGCCCTGTCAGTCTCAAGGAG cactTCCGTTCactggaggagagaaagaggttagTGAAAGAAGGTGGGGCCCACCTGAGTGACACATTACCCAGGAAGAAGACCACGTCCATCGTCACCCCTCAGTTCAACTGTGCTACACTAGGACGCAGCATGCctaacaag TCCCATCAGCCCCTGGTCCAGAGTTCTAGCTGTGGCAGTATTTTACCCCGGGCCATGTCTGTCTCCTCCAATAGAGACACAGATAAACGGCGCCTGCACAAGG GTCAGCCGAGCTCTCGCGCCGCCTCCCAGTCCAACGTGTACCTGGACACCTACGGTCACTGTGATAACGGCCAGGCATACGACACCATGAGCGTGGACAGCTCGGACTCAATGGAGACCAGCATCTCTGCCTGCTCCCCGGACAACGTCTCCTG tgccAGTACGTCTAACGTGACCAAACTGGAGGAAATGGAGCGTCTGCTGAGACAGGCTCAGGCAGAGAAGAATCGCCTCATAGAACACAAG GAGCAAGAGATGGAGTCACGCAAACAggctctggaggaggagaggaggaggagggaggatctGGAGAAACGACTGCAGGAGGAGACCAACAGACGACAGAAACTCATCGACAGGGAGGTGAAACTACGGGAGAAACAGAGagcacag TCCCGCCCTCTGACGCGCTACCTGCCAGTTCGAAAGGATGACTTTGACCTAAAAGCCCATATAGAGTCAGCGGGCCACAGTGCTGACACCTGTTTCCACCTGTCCCTCACGGAGAAGACATGCCGAGGATTCCTGGTCAAGATGGGGGGAAAGATCAAGACCTGGAAGAAACGCTGGTTCGTCTTTGACCGCAACCGACGAACGCTCTCCTACTTCTCAG ACAAGCATGAGGCCAAGCTGAAAGGGGTCATCTACTTCCAAGCAATAGAGGAAGTTTACTATGACCACTTAAAGAACGCACACAAG aGTCCTAACCCGTGTCTGACGTTCAGTGTGAAGACTCATGACAGGGTCTATTACATGGTGGCCCCCTCTCCTGAGGCCATGAGGATCTGGATGGATGTCATTGTCACTGGGGCCGAGGGATACACTCAGTTCATGGTGTAG